One genomic segment of Burkholderia pyrrocinia includes these proteins:
- the nadA gene encoding quinolinate synthase NadA — MQSTIKPVEYDRPVAAGTVCGVGQAWAKVPDAPSPEERAALKARIKALLVREKAVLVAHYYVDAELQELADETGGCVADSLEMARFGRDHDAQTLVVAGVRFMGETAKILSPNKRILMPDLDATCSLDLGCPVDEFSAFCDAHPDRTVVVYANTSAAVKARADWMVTSSIGLEIVADLHARGEKIIWAPDRHLGSYIQKKTGADMLLWQGSCLVHDEFKGIELDLLRAEYPDAKVLVHPESPENVVAQADVVGSTTQLIDAAVRFDATRFIVATDLGILHKMQLAAPGKTFIAAPTAGNSATCKSCAHCPWMAMNGLANLADVLERGHNEIFVDPAIGERARLPIDRMLDFAAAHKKRVQASGDLQRDQQLFANVGAA; from the coding sequence ATGCAATCGACGATCAAACCCGTCGAGTACGACCGGCCCGTCGCAGCAGGGACCGTGTGCGGCGTGGGACAGGCGTGGGCCAAGGTGCCCGATGCGCCGTCCCCCGAGGAACGCGCTGCGCTGAAGGCGCGCATCAAGGCGCTGCTCGTGCGTGAAAAGGCCGTGCTGGTCGCACACTACTACGTGGACGCGGAACTGCAGGAACTCGCCGACGAAACCGGCGGCTGCGTTGCCGATTCGCTTGAAATGGCCCGCTTCGGCCGCGATCACGATGCGCAGACGCTGGTCGTCGCCGGCGTGCGCTTCATGGGCGAAACCGCGAAGATCCTGAGCCCGAACAAGCGGATCCTGATGCCCGATCTCGATGCGACCTGCTCGCTCGACCTCGGCTGCCCGGTCGATGAATTCTCGGCGTTCTGCGATGCGCATCCCGACCGCACCGTCGTCGTCTACGCGAACACCAGCGCGGCCGTGAAGGCACGCGCGGACTGGATGGTCACATCGTCGATCGGCCTCGAGATCGTGGCCGACCTGCACGCGCGCGGCGAGAAGATCATCTGGGCACCCGATCGCCATCTCGGCAGCTATATCCAGAAGAAAACCGGCGCGGACATGCTGCTGTGGCAGGGTTCGTGCCTCGTCCATGACGAGTTCAAGGGTATCGAGCTCGATCTGCTGCGCGCCGAATACCCGGACGCGAAGGTGCTCGTCCATCCCGAATCGCCGGAAAACGTCGTTGCGCAGGCCGATGTCGTCGGCTCGACCACGCAACTGATCGACGCGGCCGTCAGGTTCGACGCGACGCGCTTCATCGTGGCGACCGATCTCGGCATCCTGCACAAGATGCAGCTCGCGGCGCCCGGCAAGACCTTCATTGCAGCGCCGACGGCCGGCAACAGTGCGACCTGCAAGAGCTGCGCGCACTGCCCGTGGATGGCGATGAACGGCCTTGCGAACCTCGCCGACGTGCTCGAACGCGGTCACAACGAGATCTTCGTTGATCCCGCGATCGGCGAGCGTGCGCGTTTGCCGATCGACCGGATGCTCGATTTCGCGGCCGCGCACAAGAAGCGCGTGCAGGCGAGCGGCGATCTGCAGCGCGACCAGCAATTGTTTGCGAACGTGGGGGCTGCATGA
- a CDS encoding DesA family fatty acid desaturase, with protein sequence MLNSLLDFLSHGLLHFSWWQVALFALAVTHVTIIGVTVYLHRCQAHRALELHPIASHFFRVWLWMTTGMLTGQWAAIHRKHHAKCETEEDPHSPQTRGIWKVFLEGAELYRAEAKNEETMRKFGHGTPNDWIERNLYSKYPILGISLMMVIDVALFGVLGLTVWAVQMVWIPFWAAGVVNGFGHFWGYRNFNSADASTNLFPWGIVIGGEELHNNHHTFATSAKLSNKWYEFDIGWMYIRIMSAFGLAKVKKVAPTPRLNKPKTVLDQETLQAVLSNRYEVMARYGKAVKRAYRQELAHLKELGSSEKYQLMRGARKWFHKDADGLDEPQKKLLPEIFANSQKLHTYFQLRQDLAAIWDRSTASREQLLAQLQDWCHRAEQSGIKALQEFATRLRRYA encoded by the coding sequence TTGTTGAATTCCCTGCTCGATTTTCTTTCCCACGGGCTTCTGCATTTTTCGTGGTGGCAGGTCGCGCTGTTCGCGCTCGCCGTCACGCACGTCACGATCATCGGCGTGACGGTCTACCTGCATCGCTGCCAGGCGCACCGCGCACTGGAGCTGCATCCGATCGCGAGCCACTTCTTCCGCGTCTGGCTGTGGATGACGACCGGCATGCTGACTGGCCAGTGGGCCGCGATTCACCGCAAGCACCACGCGAAGTGCGAGACCGAGGAAGATCCGCACAGCCCGCAGACGCGCGGCATCTGGAAGGTGTTCCTCGAGGGCGCCGAGCTGTATCGCGCGGAAGCGAAGAATGAAGAGACGATGCGCAAGTTCGGCCACGGCACGCCGAACGACTGGATCGAACGCAATCTCTACTCGAAGTACCCGATTCTCGGCATCAGCCTGATGATGGTGATCGACGTCGCGTTGTTCGGCGTGCTCGGCCTGACCGTGTGGGCCGTGCAGATGGTCTGGATTCCGTTCTGGGCGGCGGGCGTCGTCAACGGCTTCGGCCACTTCTGGGGCTACCGCAACTTCAACTCGGCCGACGCGAGCACGAACCTGTTCCCGTGGGGCATCGTGATCGGCGGCGAAGAACTGCACAACAACCACCACACGTTCGCGACGTCGGCGAAGCTGTCGAACAAGTGGTACGAGTTCGACATCGGCTGGATGTACATCCGCATCATGTCGGCGTTCGGTCTCGCGAAGGTGAAGAAGGTTGCACCGACGCCGCGCCTGAACAAGCCGAAGACGGTGCTCGACCAGGAAACGCTGCAGGCCGTGCTGTCGAACCGCTACGAAGTGATGGCGCGCTACGGCAAGGCCGTGAAGCGTGCATACCGCCAGGAGCTCGCGCACCTGAAGGAACTCGGTTCGAGCGAGAAGTACCAGTTGATGCGCGGCGCGCGCAAGTGGTTCCACAAGGACGCCGACGGCCTCGACGAGCCGCAGAAGAAGCTGCTTCCGGAAATCTTCGCGAACAGCCAGAAGCTGCACACGTACTTCCAGTTGCGCCAGGATCTTGCCGCGATCTGGGATCGTTCGACCGCGTCGCGCGAACAGCTGCTCGCACAATTGCAGGATTGGTGTCATCGCGCGGAACAAAGCGGCATCAAGGCGCTGCAGGAATTCGCGACGCGCCTGCGTCGCTACGCCTGA
- the nadC gene encoding carboxylating nicotinate-nucleotide diphosphorylase: MTNGLHAHVRSLPPEGAAAFLGGGPAERGTTSAVSPLFDIVREQYGAAFDDAIARNVADAIAEDVGAGDQTGRLVPAGGRRRARIIVREEAVLCGVPWFEAVIGRIDPAIAVQWHYREGDRMTPDSTVCELEGPARALLTAERNGLNFLQLLSGVATATRRYVDRVEGTRAKILDTRKTLPGLRLAQKYAVRVGGGENQRLALYDGILIKENHIAAAGGVGEALDAAFALDSGVPVQVEVETLAQLDTALAHRAQSVLLDNFTLDMMREAVRVAAGKAVLEVSGGVNFDTVRAFAETGVDRISIGALTKDVRATDYSMRIVD, translated from the coding sequence ATGACGAACGGCCTCCATGCTCACGTTCGTTCGCTGCCCCCCGAGGGGGCGGCCGCCTTCCTTGGTGGCGGCCCGGCGGAACGCGGCACGACGAGTGCTGTCTCCCCGCTGTTCGACATCGTCCGCGAGCAATACGGCGCGGCATTCGACGACGCGATCGCGCGCAACGTTGCCGATGCGATCGCGGAAGACGTCGGCGCCGGCGACCAGACCGGGCGGCTCGTACCGGCCGGAGGGCGTCGCCGCGCGCGCATCATCGTGCGCGAGGAAGCCGTACTGTGCGGCGTGCCGTGGTTCGAGGCCGTGATCGGCCGGATCGATCCGGCGATCGCCGTGCAATGGCACTACCGCGAAGGCGACCGGATGACGCCCGATTCGACTGTCTGCGAACTCGAAGGGCCGGCGCGTGCGCTGTTGACGGCGGAGCGCAACGGGCTGAACTTCCTGCAACTGCTGTCGGGTGTCGCGACCGCGACGCGCCGTTATGTCGATCGCGTCGAAGGCACGCGCGCGAAGATCCTCGATACGCGCAAGACGCTGCCAGGCCTGCGGCTCGCGCAGAAGTACGCGGTGCGCGTCGGCGGCGGCGAGAACCAGCGTCTCGCGCTGTACGACGGCATCCTGATCAAGGAGAACCACATCGCAGCGGCGGGTGGTGTCGGCGAGGCGCTCGACGCGGCGTTCGCGCTCGATTCGGGCGTGCCCGTGCAGGTTGAGGTCGAGACGCTCGCGCAGCTCGACACGGCGCTCGCGCATCGCGCGCAGTCGGTGCTGCTCGACAACTTCACGCTCGACATGATGCGTGAAGCGGTGCGCGTGGCGGCCGGCAAGGCCGTGCTCGAAGTGTCGGGCGGCGTCAATTTCGATACGGTGCGCGCATTCGCGGAGACGGGCGTCGATCGCATCTCGATCGGTGCACTGACGAAGGACGTACGCGCGACGGACTATTCGATGCGGATCGTCGACTGA
- a CDS encoding mechanosensitive ion channel family protein: MENLQSRLLSHRLASVIRDFHQPVMIWQAAILVGALCFAWVAARFVHGRIDARRRAAGRAPGAGAQSLKRALFPLFGGIFVGVAQLAFDPFMSTSLLSLALVPLFGIGLIYVLFFFARRVFARDGHTHAWLSIVEKIVSTAVWAAMVLTVLGIQRDVLGWLDSVQFRVANAHLTLLSLISGALWVCVTLMVAMWLGSVLEERLTRASTLDANLKVVLSRVGRALLVFAAILIGLSLVGIDVTVLGVFGGAVGVGLGFGLQKIASNYVSGFIILLDRSLRLGDAISVGGLQGIVTQIRTRYTVVRGLDGNETLIPNEKLITDVVQNQSSYLTRGYAKVAVQVAYTSDVEHALALLADAAKGVPRVLAEPAPTPYLVSFGADGIDLELGFWIEDSAKGTSGVRSTVNRNIWRLFSEHGISIPFPQREVRVVGLPDGFAGAGAAASDPAAGNGTVDGRAPAA, from the coding sequence ATGGAGAATCTGCAGAGCCGCCTGCTGTCGCACCGACTGGCATCGGTGATTCGCGACTTTCACCAGCCGGTGATGATCTGGCAGGCGGCGATCCTCGTTGGGGCGCTGTGCTTCGCGTGGGTGGCCGCGCGCTTCGTGCACGGCCGGATCGATGCGCGCCGTCGGGCGGCCGGACGCGCGCCCGGCGCGGGCGCGCAAAGCCTGAAGCGCGCGTTGTTCCCGTTGTTCGGCGGCATCTTCGTGGGAGTTGCGCAGCTCGCGTTCGACCCGTTCATGTCGACGTCGCTGCTGTCGCTCGCGCTCGTGCCGTTGTTCGGCATCGGGCTGATCTACGTGCTGTTCTTCTTCGCGCGGCGCGTGTTCGCGCGCGACGGCCACACGCATGCGTGGCTGTCGATCGTCGAGAAGATCGTGTCGACCGCCGTGTGGGCCGCGATGGTGCTGACCGTGCTCGGCATCCAGCGCGACGTGCTCGGCTGGCTCGACAGCGTGCAGTTCCGTGTCGCCAATGCGCATCTCACGCTGCTGTCGCTGATCTCCGGCGCGCTGTGGGTCTGCGTGACGCTGATGGTCGCGATGTGGCTCGGCTCGGTGCTCGAGGAGCGCCTCACGCGCGCGAGCACGCTCGACGCGAACCTGAAGGTCGTGCTGTCGCGGGTCGGCCGCGCGCTGCTCGTGTTCGCGGCGATCCTGATCGGGCTGTCGCTGGTCGGCATCGACGTGACGGTGCTCGGCGTGTTCGGCGGCGCGGTCGGCGTCGGCCTCGGCTTCGGGCTGCAGAAGATCGCGAGCAACTACGTGTCGGGCTTCATCATCCTGCTCGACCGCTCGCTGCGGCTCGGCGACGCGATCAGTGTCGGCGGGCTGCAGGGCATCGTCACGCAGATCCGCACGCGCTACACGGTCGTGCGCGGCCTCGACGGCAACGAGACGCTGATCCCGAACGAGAAGCTGATCACCGACGTCGTGCAGAACCAGTCGTCGTACCTGACGCGCGGTTACGCGAAGGTCGCGGTGCAGGTCGCGTATACGAGCGATGTCGAGCACGCGCTCGCGTTGCTTGCCGATGCCGCGAAGGGCGTGCCGCGCGTGCTGGCGGAGCCTGCGCCGACCCCGTATCTGGTGAGCTTCGGTGCGGACGGGATCGACCTGGAACTCGGCTTCTGGATCGAGGATTCGGCGAAAGGCACGTCGGGCGTGCGTTCGACCGTGAACCGCAATATCTGGCGGCTGTTCAGCGAGCACGGGATTTCGATTCCGTTTCCGCAGCGCGAAGTGCGCGTCGTCGGGCTGCCGGACGGTTTTGCCGGCGCGGGCGCTGCGGCCAGCGATCCGGCGGCCGGCAACGGCACGGTGGACGGGCGTGCGCCGGCTGCGTAG
- a CDS encoding RsmB/NOP family class I SAM-dependent RNA methyltransferase, giving the protein MKLHGFLIGQTETLLAEVLKFAGPADATTSRFFRAHPKLGHAERGVIAEAVFAVLRRKMEFSHLAESGTGTPARRLTLLGLMQTAGRNALRPFLSDTESAWLEHVSKIDPASLPVRVRTNLPDWIHQALSARFDAEELAQLAAALNYPAPLDLRANAQKATRDQVIDALRANGIDAGAMPFAPFGVRVVGKPALTRLKLFEEGQIEVQDEGSQLLCSLVAPRRGEMVVDFCAGAGGKTLALGAMMRSTGRLYAFDVSEKRLAKLKPRLARSGLSNVNPVLIDSEHDAKIKRLAGKIDRVLVDAPCSGLGTLRRNPDLKWRQTRTAIDELTPKQASILASAARLVKKGGRLVYATCSVLDAENERIVEQFLADHPEFVLVPAQKVLADQRIELETGDYLSLWPHRHATDGFFAAVLERRAQ; this is encoded by the coding sequence ATGAAGCTGCACGGATTCCTGATCGGCCAGACCGAGACTTTGCTGGCCGAGGTGCTGAAGTTCGCCGGCCCCGCCGACGCGACGACGAGCCGGTTCTTCCGCGCGCACCCGAAGCTCGGGCATGCCGAGCGGGGCGTGATCGCCGAGGCCGTCTTCGCGGTGCTGCGCCGGAAGATGGAGTTTTCGCATCTGGCCGAGAGCGGCACGGGCACGCCCGCGCGGCGCCTCACGCTGCTCGGCCTGATGCAGACGGCCGGCCGCAACGCGCTGAGGCCGTTTTTGTCCGACACCGAGTCCGCGTGGCTCGAGCACGTGTCGAAGATCGATCCGGCGAGCCTGCCCGTGCGCGTACGCACGAACCTGCCCGACTGGATCCACCAGGCGCTGTCGGCCCGTTTCGATGCCGAGGAGCTCGCGCAGCTCGCCGCCGCGCTGAACTACCCGGCGCCGCTCGATCTGCGCGCCAACGCGCAGAAGGCAACCCGCGACCAGGTGATCGACGCGCTGCGCGCGAACGGCATCGATGCGGGCGCGATGCCGTTTGCGCCGTTCGGCGTGCGCGTGGTCGGCAAGCCGGCGCTGACGCGCCTGAAGCTGTTCGAGGAAGGCCAGATCGAGGTGCAGGACGAAGGCAGCCAGCTGCTGTGCTCGCTGGTCGCGCCGCGCCGCGGCGAGATGGTCGTCGATTTCTGCGCGGGCGCGGGCGGCAAGACGCTCGCGCTGGGCGCGATGATGCGCTCGACCGGGCGCCTCTATGCGTTCGACGTGTCGGAAAAGCGTCTCGCGAAGCTGAAGCCGCGCCTTGCGCGCAGCGGGCTGTCGAACGTGAACCCGGTGCTGATCGACAGCGAGCACGACGCGAAGATCAAGCGGCTCGCCGGCAAGATCGACCGCGTGCTGGTCGACGCGCCGTGCAGCGGCCTCGGCACGCTGCGCCGCAACCCGGACCTGAAGTGGCGCCAGACGCGCACGGCGATCGACGAGCTGACGCCGAAGCAGGCGTCGATCCTCGCGAGCGCCGCGCGCCTCGTGAAGAAGGGCGGCCGGCTCGTCTACGCGACCTGCAGCGTGCTTGACGCCGAGAACGAGCGCATCGTCGAGCAGTTCCTGGCCGACCATCCCGAGTTCGTGCTGGTGCCCGCGCAGAAGGTGCTGGCCGACCAGCGCATCGAGCTCGAGACGGGCGACTACCTGTCGCTGTGGCCGCACCGTCACGCGACCGACGGCTTCTTCGCCGCGGTGCTCGAACGGCGCGCGCAGTAA
- the purN gene encoding phosphoribosylglycinamide formyltransferase translates to MKKLVILISGRGSNMEAIVRACAQERWPAEVAAVIANRPDAAGLAFAASHGVATAVVDHRSFDGRDSFDAALAAEIDRFAPDLVVLAGFMRILTPAFVRRYEGRLLNIHPSLLPSFKGIHTHQQALDAGVALHGASVHFVIPELDSGAIVAQGAVPVRAGDDAAALAQRVLTVEHVLYPRAVRWFVEGRLRLEDGRAVVAPEEARWIFADQPHTETSEGV, encoded by the coding sequence ATGAAAAAACTCGTGATCCTGATTTCCGGTCGCGGCAGCAACATGGAGGCCATCGTCCGCGCGTGCGCGCAGGAACGCTGGCCGGCCGAGGTCGCTGCCGTGATCGCCAACCGGCCCGATGCGGCCGGCCTGGCTTTTGCCGCGTCGCACGGGGTAGCGACCGCGGTGGTCGACCACCGGTCGTTCGACGGCCGCGACAGCTTCGACGCGGCGCTCGCCGCCGAGATCGACCGTTTCGCCCCCGATCTCGTGGTCCTCGCGGGCTTCATGCGCATCCTCACGCCGGCATTCGTCAGACGATACGAAGGCCGGCTGCTGAACATCCACCCGTCGCTGCTGCCGAGCTTCAAGGGCATCCACACGCACCAGCAGGCGCTCGATGCGGGCGTCGCGCTGCATGGCGCGAGCGTGCACTTCGTGATTCCCGAGCTCGACAGCGGCGCGATCGTCGCGCAGGGCGCGGTGCCCGTACGAGCGGGCGACGATGCGGCCGCGCTCGCGCAGCGCGTGCTGACGGTCGAGCATGTGCTGTATCCGCGCGCGGTGCGCTGGTTCGTCGAGGGGCGTTTGCGCCTCGAGGACGGCCGGGCAGTGGTGGCGCCGGAAGAGGCGCGCTGGATTTTCGCGGATCAACCGCATACCGAAACGAGTGAGGGCGTATGA